In Clostridium swellfunianum, a genomic segment contains:
- a CDS encoding GNAT family N-acetyltransferase, which translates to MREITDDIKIMEYDSAYAEETVRMWRQSKEAAIGQKEIHSFEDHVFFLNNILSKDNKLSKDNKIYLAANADNSVVGMIAFNDTEINQLYIHTDYQGKGIGKQFLELAKANSNGILTLYTFEINKKAQRFYERNGFKIIGRGHENEENLDDIKYEWISSKKYE; encoded by the coding sequence ATGAGAGAAATTACAGATGATATCAAGATAATGGAATATGACTCCGCCTACGCTGAGGAAACAGTAAGAATGTGGAGGCAAAGTAAGGAAGCAGCAATAGGACAAAAGGAAATACACTCTTTTGAAGATCATGTATTCTTCTTAAATAACATTTTAAGTAAAGATAACAAATTAAGTAAAGATAACAAAATATACCTTGCCGCTAATGCTGATAACAGTGTTGTTGGAATGATAGCCTTTAATGACACCGAGATAAATCAATTATATATTCATACTGATTATCAAGGAAAAGGCATTGGAAAACAGTTTTTGGAGCTTGCAAAAGCGAATTCAAATGGCATCTTAACATTGTATACTTTCGAGATTAATAAAAAAGCTCAACGATTTTATGAGAGAAATGGCTTTAAAATTATTGGCAGAGGCCATGAAAACGAAGAAAATCTTGATGATATAAAGTATGAATGGATAAGCAGCAAGAAATATGAGTAA
- a CDS encoding response regulator — MNIEIGKKIYKLRKSKDMTQEKLASELGVSVAAVSKWETGNSLPDILMLCSIADFFNVSTDELLGRDKNKKKVIIVDDVEFIRNSLKAILAGNGCEIVGEAAEGNELLDILKRKKADLIFLDINMPGMNGMTALQNVMKAYPNAKVIMCSAVADKEVIDSAIELGAAAYITKPFLPDKIIEKVNII, encoded by the coding sequence ATGAATATTGAAATTGGTAAAAAAATATATAAATTAAGAAAAAGCAAGGATATGACGCAGGAAAAGTTAGCGTCTGAGCTAGGGGTATCAGTAGCAGCAGTTTCAAAATGGGAAACTGGCAATTCATTGCCTGACATTTTAATGTTATGTTCCATTGCTGACTTTTTTAATGTGTCAACTGATGAATTACTTGGAAGGGATAAGAACAAAAAGAAAGTTATAATAGTGGACGACGTGGAGTTTATAAGAAACTCACTAAAAGCCATATTAGCTGGTAATGGGTGTGAAATTGTTGGTGAGGCAGCAGAAGGAAATGAACTTTTAGATATTCTAAAAAGGAAGAAGGCAGATCTGATATTTTTGGATATCAATATGCCTGGTATGAATGGCATGACAGCGCTTCAGAATGTTATGAAAGCTTATCCCAATGCTAAAGTAATAATGTGTTCAGCAGTAGCAGATAAAGAAGTCATTGATTCTGCAATAGAATTAGGCGCAGCAGCATATATTACAAAACCTTTTTTACCGGATAAAATTATAGAAAAGGTAAATATAATTTAA
- a CDS encoding TfoX/Sxy family protein — protein sequence MGELSKLPNIGKEIERQLNEAGIFTYEELKNIGSQQAWLKIQENDASACIHRLLALEGAIHGVNKTALPQECKSELKNFYNRNKIK from the coding sequence ATGGGAGAATTATCAAAACTACCTAACATAGGGAAAGAAATTGAAAGGCAGTTAAATGAGGCAGGCATATTTACTTATGAGGAATTAAAAAATATAGGTTCACAGCAGGCATGGCTGAAAATACAAGAAAATGATGCTTCTGCGTGTATTCATAGGTTGTTAGCTCTGGAGGGTGCTATTCACGGCGTGAATAAAACAGCGCTGCCACAGGAATGTAAATCAGAGCTAAAGAATTTTTACAATAGGAATAAAATCAAATAG
- a CDS encoding AAA family ATPase: MKLVFIIGNAAVGKMTVGQELTKITDLRLFHNHMTIEPILEVFGYFNGKAISRVREIIFEEFAASENYGLIFTYMWAFDQQSDWDYVEHVCSIFRKYNADIYYVELVASQETRFQRNSTENRLKNKASKRDIERSNQRIMDDDARYRCVSKDGEITFDNYIKIDNSNLSAEAVAQMIKEHFVL, from the coding sequence ATGAAATTAGTGTTTATAATTGGAAATGCTGCAGTGGGTAAAATGACTGTTGGACAAGAACTCACAAAAATTACAGATTTGAGGCTGTTCCATAATCATATGACAATTGAACCTATATTAGAGGTTTTCGGATACTTTAATGGAAAAGCTATATCTCGTGTGAGAGAGATTATTTTTGAAGAATTTGCTGCTTCAGAAAATTACGGATTGATTTTTACATATATGTGGGCATTTGATCAGCAATCAGACTGGGATTATGTTGAGCATGTATGCAGCATTTTTAGAAAGTATAATGCGGATATATATTATGTAGAGCTTGTTGCGTCTCAAGAAACCAGATTTCAAAGGAATTCTACAGAGAATCGCCTAAAGAATAAAGCTTCTAAAAGAGATATTGAAAGATCGAATCAAAGAATTATGGATGATGACGCAAGATATCGCTGTGTCAGCAAGGATGGCGAAATTACTTTTGATAATTATATCAAAATTGATAATTCTAATCTTTCAGCAGAAGCTGTTGCGCAGATGATAAAGGAGCATTTTGTTTTGTAA
- a CDS encoding SGNH/GDSL hydrolase family protein, whose protein sequence is MNKDKLAEGIKIKIIGDSIAAGAGSSMSYRTEDMIFEEDGTKFFRRVAPNSWWGLLEKYLRQNYSAVTVENKGCGGAFSYQIKKHLDDLISREDKLVFLLIGLNDRKRINGMEELKSNCASIVDELISDGKIVVLLTPNPSVHSNEYYSNRIYHTNEVVEILRDVAKSKSIPLVDNYKYIMEYLERNKLVIDDIIYGDGCGNDGLHPSDYVQRLMFQNLIETMQI, encoded by the coding sequence ATGAATAAGGATAAATTAGCAGAAGGTATAAAAATTAAGATCATTGGCGATAGTATTGCTGCTGGTGCGGGTAGTTCCATGAGCTATAGAACCGAGGATATGATATTTGAAGAGGATGGGACAAAGTTTTTTAGAAGAGTTGCGCCTAACAGCTGGTGGGGATTATTGGAGAAATATTTACGGCAAAATTACAGTGCAGTTACTGTTGAAAATAAAGGATGTGGAGGGGCATTTTCCTATCAGATAAAAAAACACCTTGATGATTTGATTTCAAGGGAGGATAAATTAGTATTTCTTTTAATTGGATTGAATGACCGTAAACGCATTAATGGAATGGAAGAGCTAAAGAGTAATTGTGCAAGTATTGTTGATGAATTGATTAGTGACGGAAAAATAGTAGTTTTGTTAACCCCAAACCCATCCGTACATAGCAATGAGTATTACTCCAATAGAATTTACCATACAAATGAAGTTGTTGAAATTTTGCGTGATGTTGCAAAAAGCAAAAGTATTCCATTGGTTGATAATTATAAATATATAATGGAATATCTTGAAAGAAATAAATTAGTTATTGATGACATCATTTATGGCGATGGATGCGGAAACGATGGGCTGCATCCATCAGATTATGTTCAGAGATTGATGTTTCAGAATTTAATCGAGACTATGCAGATATGA
- the fusA gene encoding elongation factor G — MKEYKTKNLRNVGIVGHSGAGKTTLTEAVLFYTKTIDRVGKIEEGTTISDYDVEEKKRGISVSTAVAPCEYNNTKINLVDMPGYFDFVGEMIEGLRAVDLALITVCGASGIQVGTEKAWDYVNKRKMPRAFFINKLDRENSNFDKVLGELKDKFGISVVPIQYPIGDEAQFRGIVNVISGKARLFNSKTRAMEETDIPAELVDKAAECKNMIMEAVAETDETLLEKYFSEGQLSDEEIYQGLIAGSAKGEIAPVMCGSALTGIGIETLVEDIIECFPSPENMETLKAKNVKNNTDLEIRIKEDAPFSAFVFKTIADPFVGKLSLFRVMTGKAKADSTVYNSNKDKQEKIGTMYFVRGKSQTPTQEIVAGDIGAVAKLQFTGTGDTLCEMASPIAFEEINFPAPSMSMSVLPKAKGDEDKISSGLTKLLEEDPTFKVSRDVENAEMIVSGVGETHLDIIASKLKNKFGADVSLEVPKVPYRETIRKMSDVQGKHKKQSGGHGQYGDVWIKFEPRNDGEDELQFVDQIVGGVVPRQYIPAVDKGLRECIQRGILAGYPVIRLKATLHDGSFHPVDSSEMAFKVAASLAYKKGLQAADPILLEPVMHVEVIVPDEYMGDVMGDITKKRGRVLGMEPDDGNQKIIAEVPMAELFKYATDLKSMTQARANFSMRFERYEEVPALESNKIIEAAKKLKEAEE, encoded by the coding sequence ATGAAAGAGTACAAAACCAAAAACTTAAGAAATGTAGGAATAGTAGGTCATAGCGGCGCGGGAAAAACTACATTAACAGAGGCAGTACTATTTTATACAAAGACAATCGATAGAGTAGGTAAAATTGAAGAGGGAACAACAATAAGTGATTATGATGTAGAAGAAAAGAAGAGGGGGATATCTGTATCAACAGCAGTAGCACCATGTGAATATAATAATACGAAGATTAATTTAGTAGATATGCCTGGATATTTTGATTTTGTTGGAGAAATGATTGAAGGTTTAAGAGCTGTTGATTTAGCATTAATAACAGTTTGTGGAGCATCAGGAATCCAAGTCGGAACAGAAAAGGCTTGGGATTATGTTAATAAGAGAAAAATGCCAAGGGCGTTCTTTATAAATAAATTAGATAGAGAAAATAGTAATTTTGATAAAGTACTAGGTGAACTTAAAGATAAGTTTGGTATATCTGTTGTGCCGATTCAGTACCCAATAGGAGATGAGGCACAATTCAGAGGCATTGTAAACGTTATTTCAGGAAAGGCAAGATTATTTAATTCAAAAACCCGAGCTATGGAAGAAACAGATATTCCTGCGGAACTAGTAGATAAGGCTGCTGAATGCAAAAATATGATAATGGAAGCTGTTGCCGAAACTGATGAGACACTTTTAGAAAAGTATTTTAGTGAAGGTCAGTTAAGCGATGAAGAAATATACCAGGGGCTTATAGCAGGTTCTGCAAAAGGTGAAATAGCACCTGTTATGTGTGGTTCTGCATTAACTGGTATTGGTATTGAAACTTTAGTTGAAGATATAATAGAATGCTTTCCATCACCAGAAAATATGGAAACCTTAAAGGCTAAGAATGTTAAAAATAACACAGATTTAGAAATTAGAATAAAGGAGGATGCTCCATTCTCAGCTTTTGTATTTAAAACAATAGCAGACCCATTTGTAGGTAAGCTTTCATTATTTAGAGTTATGACTGGTAAGGCAAAAGCTGATTCTACCGTATATAATTCAAATAAAGATAAGCAAGAGAAGATAGGGACGATGTACTTTGTTAGAGGTAAATCACAAACTCCAACACAGGAAATAGTAGCGGGGGATATTGGAGCTGTTGCTAAGCTTCAATTTACTGGAACTGGAGATACATTGTGTGAGATGGCTTCTCCGATAGCCTTTGAAGAAATTAATTTTCCAGCACCATCGATGTCAATGTCTGTACTTCCTAAGGCTAAAGGTGATGAAGATAAAATATCCTCAGGATTAACAAAGCTTCTAGAAGAAGATCCAACTTTCAAGGTATCACGAGATGTTGAGAATGCTGAGATGATAGTTTCTGGTGTAGGGGAAACACACCTGGATATAATAGCAAGCAAACTAAAGAATAAATTTGGTGCTGATGTTTCTCTTGAAGTGCCAAAGGTTCCTTATAGAGAAACCATAAGGAAAATGTCAGATGTTCAAGGAAAGCATAAGAAGCAGTCTGGAGGGCATGGTCAATACGGAGATGTATGGATAAAGTTTGAACCACGAAACGATGGAGAAGATGAGCTTCAATTTGTAGACCAAATAGTTGGAGGGGTTGTTCCAAGACAATACATACCAGCTGTTGACAAAGGTCTAAGGGAATGCATACAGCGTGGTATACTTGCAGGTTACCCTGTTATAAGATTAAAGGCAACTCTACATGATGGATCTTTCCACCCTGTTGATTCGTCTGAAATGGCCTTTAAGGTGGCAGCATCACTTGCGTACAAGAAAGGACTTCAAGCAGCTGATCCTATTCTTCTTGAACCTGTTATGCATGTTGAGGTTATAGTACCAGATGAATATATGGGAGACGTTATGGGTGATATAACCAAGAAAAGGGGAAGAGTTCTTGGTATGGAACCAGATGATGGGAATCAAAAAATTATTGCTGAGGTACCTATGGCCGAACTATTTAAGTATGCTACTGACCTAAAGTCTATGACTCAAGCAAGAGCAAACTTTAGTATGAGATTTGAGAGATATGAAGAAGTGCCAGCTTTGGAATCTAATAAGATAATAGAAGCTGCAAAAAAATTAAAAGAAGCAGAAGAGTAA
- the rbr gene encoding rubrerythrin has translation MNSLKGTRTAENLMKAFAGESQARNRYTFYASVAKKEGYLQIADLFIETANNEKEHAERFFKLLNEGGLMGEVVGITADFPVGLGDTKFNLKAAASGENEEWTDLYPKFADVAQQEGFPTVAVAFRKIAEVEKRHEARYLKLLSNVENEEVFKKNETVLWKCNNCGYIFEGTEAPKACPACLHSQSYFELFVEAY, from the coding sequence ATGAATTCACTAAAAGGAACTAGAACTGCAGAAAATTTAATGAAGGCTTTTGCTGGAGAATCACAGGCTAGAAACAGATATACTTTCTATGCTTCAGTAGCGAAAAAAGAAGGTTATTTACAAATAGCTGATTTATTCATTGAAACTGCTAATAACGAAAAAGAGCATGCTGAAAGATTTTTCAAATTATTAAATGAAGGTGGACTAATGGGTGAAGTTGTTGGAATTACAGCTGATTTCCCAGTAGGACTCGGAGATACAAAATTCAATCTTAAAGCTGCTGCTAGTGGAGAGAATGAGGAATGGACTGATTTATATCCTAAATTTGCTGATGTAGCTCAACAAGAAGGTTTCCCAACTGTAGCTGTAGCTTTCAGAAAAATAGCTGAGGTTGAAAAGAGACATGAAGCTAGATATTTAAAGTTGCTTTCTAATGTAGAAAATGAAGAAGTATTTAAGAAAAATGAAACTGTACTTTGGAAGTGCAATAATTGTGGCTACATATTTGAAGGTACTGAAGCTCCAAAGGCTTGCCCAGCTTGCTTGCACTCACAAAGCTATTTTGAGCTTTTCGTTGAAGCTTACTAA
- a CDS encoding ROK family protein has translation MEKNFVIGIDLGGTKINGALADLKGNILGQHTIPTNASEGEQAVLGRIIDVIEKVMEKADKSIEEVKAIGIGSPGPLDAKAGVIITTPNLPFRNFQLVKPIHEKFNVPTYLDNDANVAAIGEFMLGAGKGTTNMVYITVSTGIGGGAILNGKVYRGNTSNALEVGHTTVLPDGPRCNCGNYGCVEAIASGTAIARQAKEAIEAGLNTSLSLYDKVTSYEVYKAAQDGDKVAKELLERSFTYLGIAVANIITSFDPEMFVIGGGVSQMGSVLFDKVQEIVNKRCFKAMSENCKIVPAGLGTDAGVVGAVALALLESK, from the coding sequence ATGGAAAAGAATTTTGTTATTGGAATTGACTTAGGGGGCACAAAAATAAATGGCGCTCTTGCAGATTTAAAAGGAAATATTTTAGGACAGCATACTATACCAACAAATGCTTCTGAAGGCGAACAAGCTGTTTTAGGAAGAATAATTGATGTTATAGAAAAGGTTATGGAAAAGGCTGATAAGAGCATTGAGGAAGTTAAAGCTATTGGAATTGGTTCACCAGGACCTCTTGATGCTAAAGCTGGTGTAATAATAACTACACCGAATCTTCCGTTTAGAAATTTCCAATTGGTTAAGCCTATACATGAAAAATTTAATGTACCTACATATTTAGATAATGATGCCAATGTTGCTGCTATTGGAGAATTTATGCTTGGAGCAGGAAAAGGTACAACCAACATGGTTTATATAACAGTCAGCACAGGTATAGGAGGCGGAGCTATACTAAATGGAAAAGTATATAGAGGAAATACATCAAACGCTCTTGAAGTAGGTCACACTACTGTTCTTCCAGACGGGCCAAGATGTAATTGCGGAAACTATGGGTGCGTGGAAGCTATAGCTTCAGGAACTGCTATCGCAAGACAGGCTAAAGAAGCTATTGAAGCAGGGCTTAATACATCGCTTAGCTTATATGATAAAGTTACTTCCTATGAAGTATATAAAGCTGCACAAGATGGAGATAAAGTTGCTAAAGAATTATTAGAAAGAAGCTTTACTTATCTTGGAATAGCTGTAGCTAACATTATAACAAGCTTTGATCCAGAAATGTTTGTTATAGGTGGCGGAGTTTCACAGATGGGCTCGGTTTTATTTGATAAGGTACAGGAAATTGTAAACAAAAGATGTTTTAAAGCAATGTCAGAGAATTGCAAGATTGTTCCCGCAGGACTTGGAACAGATGCAGGAGTAGTAGGAGCAGTAGCTCTAGCATTACTAGAAAGTAAATAA
- a CDS encoding OPT family oligopeptide transporter, which produces MSEHKGLSHTAYGGIKGEDYIPYIPASQAMPELSSISLLIGVLLAALFAAANTYLALNVGMTIAAGIPAAILGTGLLKILFRRNNILEANMISGVAAMGESLAGGIVFTLPAVFIWGMSLSVATIVIITLLGGLLGVIFVVPLRRYLIVEEHGKLAFPESMAAAEVLVTSNAGGAGFTTVLTGIIVGGIYKLLSAGLLLWSEEPNWNINLTQNNKPIYQTFFGFDAMASLAGVGFIVGIEASLYMFAGALVATFGLIPLIMFIGQGSNTVLYPATEAISKLSASAIRGNYIRYIGAGAVAAGGFISLAKSLPTIIKSFKAAMSGIGAKGGETKRTDLDIPMTWVIGGAALVFFLSWLLPFGATRIGFAGALLAVVFSFFFAVVSARICGIIGASNNPVSGMTIATLLFVTSVLKAVGRTGNDGMLAALITGAIVCIGISVAGGAGQALKTTYIIGGTPKKVQIGMYLGVILGAVAAALTVMLMINTYGFTGPRAIAAPQATLMSMVVQGVMTAQLPWSLILIGATFGVMIELLGLPVLPVALGIYLPIHLSAGILVGGLVRVIVDKKYMKNETELKEKTEKGILLASGLVAGDAIMGIVVAVLTAAGLGEAVGIGPKFIPGLSGNNWTAAIIYLLLAFWIYKFTVKKDNKA; this is translated from the coding sequence ATGTCAGAACATAAGGGTCTTTCTCACACAGCGTATGGTGGCATTAAAGGCGAAGACTATATTCCATACATACCAGCTAGTCAAGCTATGCCTGAATTAAGTTCTATATCCCTATTGATTGGCGTATTGTTAGCCGCGTTATTTGCTGCAGCTAATACATACTTAGCTCTTAACGTAGGTATGACTATAGCAGCAGGTATACCAGCAGCAATACTCGGTACAGGATTATTAAAGATACTATTTAGACGTAATAACATTCTTGAAGCTAATATGATTTCAGGAGTTGCTGCAATGGGTGAATCCCTAGCTGGTGGTATAGTGTTTACTTTACCTGCAGTATTTATATGGGGAATGAGCTTAAGCGTAGCTACAATAGTAATAATTACTCTTCTTGGCGGATTACTAGGAGTAATATTTGTTGTGCCACTAAGAAGATATCTTATAGTCGAAGAACACGGAAAGCTTGCTTTTCCAGAAAGTATGGCAGCAGCAGAGGTTCTTGTAACAAGTAATGCAGGAGGAGCTGGTTTTACAACAGTTCTTACTGGTATCATAGTTGGTGGAATCTACAAGCTTCTTTCAGCAGGCCTTCTTCTCTGGTCTGAAGAGCCAAACTGGAACATAAATTTAACTCAAAACAATAAGCCTATATATCAAACATTTTTTGGATTTGATGCAATGGCATCTCTTGCAGGAGTTGGGTTTATAGTTGGTATAGAAGCATCACTTTATATGTTTGCAGGTGCTTTGGTTGCTACCTTTGGACTTATACCACTTATAATGTTTATAGGTCAAGGCTCAAATACAGTGTTGTACCCAGCAACAGAAGCAATAAGCAAATTAAGTGCTTCAGCAATAAGAGGTAATTATATCAGATATATTGGTGCTGGTGCAGTTGCAGCAGGAGGATTTATTTCTCTAGCTAAGTCACTTCCAACAATAATTAAATCCTTTAAAGCGGCTATGTCTGGTATAGGAGCTAAAGGCGGAGAAACTAAGAGAACAGATTTAGATATTCCTATGACTTGGGTTATTGGAGGAGCTGCATTAGTTTTCTTCCTATCATGGCTACTTCCGTTTGGAGCAACTAGAATAGGTTTTGCAGGAGCGCTTCTCGCAGTTGTATTTTCCTTCTTCTTTGCAGTAGTTTCTGCAAGAATTTGCGGTATAATAGGAGCGTCAAACAACCCAGTTTCCGGTATGACCATTGCAACATTATTATTTGTTACTTCTGTTTTAAAGGCAGTTGGAAGAACAGGTAATGATGGAATGCTGGCAGCTCTTATAACTGGTGCTATAGTATGTATTGGTATATCAGTAGCAGGAGGAGCAGGTCAGGCACTTAAAACAACATATATAATCGGTGGAACTCCAAAGAAGGTTCAAATAGGAATGTATCTTGGAGTTATATTAGGAGCAGTGGCTGCTGCTTTAACTGTAATGCTTATGATAAATACTTATGGCTTTACAGGACCTAGAGCAATAGCGGCACCTCAAGCAACTCTTATGTCAATGGTTGTTCAAGGTGTTATGACAGCACAACTTCCTTGGTCTCTAATACTTATTGGAGCAACCTTTGGTGTAATGATTGAACTATTGGGACTTCCAGTGCTTCCAGTTGCTCTTGGAATTTACTTGCCAATTCACCTAAGTGCTGGTATACTAGTAGGTGGATTAGTTAGAGTTATAGTTGATAAAAAATACATGAAAAATGAAACAGAACTTAAGGAAAAAACAGAAAAAGGTATTTTGCTTGCATCAGGACTTGTTGCTGGAGACGCTATTATGGGTATCGTAGTAGCAGTATTAACAGCTGCTGGTTTAGGTGAAGCAGTTGGAATTGGTCCAAAGTTTATCCCTGGATTATCAGGTAACAATTGGACTGCAGCCATAATTTATCTATTGCTTGCATTTTGGATATATAAGTTTACAGTAAAGAAAGACAACAAAGCTTAG
- a CDS encoding PqqD family protein, which yields MLFNKETQKENHKEDNFLLYIPRKKHDNWEVRKGKVYLIFHHDRTVERFARWLVKKPTVSDVELDEIGSKVWQCIDGQKTVYDIGEELKNYFGEKIDPVYDRLIMYLRYLNKKSWISFERGVQKEAN from the coding sequence ATGTTGTTTAATAAAGAAACACAAAAAGAAAATCATAAAGAAGATAATTTTCTTTTGTACATACCAAGAAAAAAGCATGATAATTGGGAAGTTAGAAAAGGAAAAGTATATTTGATTTTTCATCATGACAGGACTGTTGAAAGATTTGCAAGATGGCTTGTAAAAAAGCCAACAGTAAGTGACGTAGAATTGGATGAAATAGGTTCCAAGGTTTGGCAATGTATAGATGGACAAAAGACAGTTTACGATATAGGTGAAGAACTTAAAAATTATTTTGGTGAAAAGATAGATCCAGTTTACGACCGTCTGATAATGTATTTAAGATATTTAAATAAAAAGAGTTGGATATCCTTTGAGAGAGGAGTTCAAAAAGAGGCAAATTGA
- a CDS encoding OPT family oligopeptide transporter, with the protein MAEKKGLSHTAYGGIKGEDYIPYVSTSQALPELTAVSIIIGCLFAIVFGAANTYLGLKVGMTVAAGIPAAILATAVFKNAAGSKILEANMIQSMAAMGESLAGGLIFTIPAIIIFKQELTLFTIVVTALLGGLLGILFVVPLRKYLIVEEHGKLVYPEAMAASEVLVTGTAGGTGLKTMMAGLLAGGLYKILSGGFKLWNEDPSWKINATSYKSNLGLSAYASLMGVGYIVGIEIASYMLAGALVSWFALVPLIAFIAPEFKMAVSPVKYIGAGAVAAGGLISIIKAMPTIVKSFKSAMSGISGKAGQKRTDMDVPMVWVVGGAILVFLLSWVMPNLKGKNIVASLLIVICAFFFSVVSARLVGLIGTSNNPISGMTIASLLVITAALKATNNIGDSGMFIAIIAGTCVCVAAAIAGGAAQSLKTTYIMGGTPKKLEIGMYAAVVASAAAVGGVILMLHKAYGIGSETISAPQANMMSMIVKGIMDAQLPWIFVIVGVMFAVMCELMKIPVLPFALGLYLPMGLSTGVFVGGVLRVLVDKKYKKDEAVQKEKVETGTLLASGLIAGEAIIGILIAVFAVFNFEIGFGANIAKSITGSPWTAAVMFFLLCAWFYNMVAKSKVTVAVNKKPNMKA; encoded by the coding sequence ATGGCAGAGAAAAAAGGTCTTTCTCACACTGCTTACGGAGGTATTAAGGGTGAAGACTACATACCTTATGTGTCTACCAGTCAAGCACTACCAGAATTGACAGCTGTGTCTATCATCATTGGATGCTTATTTGCAATCGTTTTCGGTGCAGCGAATACTTACCTAGGTTTAAAGGTTGGTATGACAGTTGCAGCAGGTATTCCAGCAGCAATACTTGCAACAGCAGTATTCAAAAATGCAGCTGGAAGCAAAATTCTAGAAGCTAATATGATTCAATCCATGGCCGCAATGGGAGAATCCTTAGCAGGCGGACTTATATTTACAATACCAGCAATTATAATTTTTAAGCAAGAGCTTACTCTATTTACAATAGTAGTAACAGCATTACTTGGAGGACTTCTTGGAATATTATTTGTAGTTCCTCTAAGAAAGTATTTAATAGTTGAAGAACATGGAAAGCTAGTATATCCGGAAGCTATGGCTGCTTCTGAGGTTCTAGTAACAGGAACTGCTGGTGGAACTGGTCTTAAGACAATGATGGCTGGTCTTTTAGCAGGCGGATTATACAAGATATTATCAGGTGGTTTCAAACTTTGGAATGAAGATCCAAGCTGGAAGATAAATGCTACAAGTTATAAGTCAAACTTAGGCTTAAGTGCTTATGCATCCTTAATGGGTGTTGGCTACATTGTTGGAATAGAAATAGCTTCCTATATGCTTGCAGGTGCTTTGGTTTCCTGGTTTGCATTAGTACCACTTATAGCCTTTATTGCTCCAGAATTTAAAATGGCTGTTTCACCTGTAAAATATATTGGTGCTGGTGCAGTTGCTGCAGGCGGACTTATCAGTATCATAAAGGCTATGCCAACTATAGTTAAGTCCTTTAAATCAGCTATGTCAGGAATCAGTGGAAAAGCTGGACAAAAGAGAACAGATATGGACGTTCCAATGGTATGGGTTGTAGGTGGAGCAATACTAGTATTCTTACTTTCTTGGGTAATGCCAAACCTTAAGGGTAAAAATATAGTAGCATCCTTACTAATAGTAATTTGTGCATTCTTCTTCTCAGTTGTATCAGCTCGATTGGTTGGTCTTATTGGAACTTCAAATAACCCAATCTCAGGTATGACTATAGCATCACTTCTTGTTATTACAGCTGCATTAAAAGCTACTAATAACATTGGAGACTCAGGTATGTTTATAGCTATAATAGCTGGTACTTGTGTATGTGTAGCTGCTGCTATAGCAGGGGGAGCTGCTCAAAGCTTAAAGACTACTTATATCATGGGCGGAACTCCTAAGAAACTTGAAATCGGTATGTACGCAGCGGTTGTTGCCTCAGCAGCAGCTGTTGGTGGAGTTATATTAATGCTTCACAAGGCTTATGGAATAGGAAGTGAAACTATATCTGCTCCACAAGCAAACATGATGTCAATGATAGTTAAGGGTATAATGGATGCTCAGCTTCCATGGATATTTGTTATAGTTGGAGTTATGTTTGCAGTAATGTGCGAACTTATGAAAATTCCTGTACTTCCATTTGCACTTGGACTTTATCTTCCAATGGGCCTAAGCACAGGCGTATTTGTAGGTGGAGTATTAAGAGTATTAGTAGATAAAAAGTATAAAAAGGACGAAGCTGTTCAAAAGGAAAAAGTTGAAACAGGAACACTTCTTGCATCTGGTTTAATAGCTGGAGAAGCTATAATAGGTATTTTAATTGCTGTATTTGCAGTATTTAACTTTGAAATTGGCTTTGGCGCAAACATTGCTAAAAGTATAACTGGAAGCCCATGGACTGCAGCCGTAATGTTCTTCCTGCTCTGTGCATGGTTCTATAACATGGTAGCTAAGTCAAAAGTTACTGTGGCAGTAAATAAAAAGCCAAATATGAAAGCATAA